The Candidatus Schekmanbacteria bacterium genomic interval CTTATAAATCAAATGGTTAAAAAAGGATAAAGTGTTCAGAAATCCGACACTATGTGTTATTTTTATTACATATGCGGTTCTTATATTTAAATACCATTGTATGAAAATTTCTTTTCTCTTTAGTCTTTTTTAAAATCACTTATTTCACTTAAATTTAATAAATAGCTTACAAATTTAACGATAATGACTATACTTTATATTTGAAATTTAACAGTTTCTTAATTTCTTATACAAGTTATTATGCAACTGAATTGAAGGGAATAATTAATCAATTGGGAAATATAATATATTATCCGCCCTTTTTTAAAAGATGTGTTAAGATATAATTCAAAGTTTTTTCTCTATAAACGATTATATTTTAAAAAAAATTTTAAAAAATGAGTGAGCGAAAAAAAGTAATCATTCTTGGCGGGGGACCCGCCGGCTTGAGTGCGGCATGGAAGATAGCACAAGCAAACCACACTGTGATTGTTGTCGAAAAAGAAAATCAAGTTGGCGGTTTATGTATGACTGTCCAATATGGAGATTATCATTTTGACCTTGGTGGCCATCGTTTCATTACTCAAAATGTTGAATTGGCAAATGAAATTTATTCTTTGATGACAGATGAAATTATTACCAGAAATAGAAAAAGCGTAATTCGCCTGCAGGGAGAATATTTTTCTTATCCTCTTGAAGCAAAAGATTTGCTTAAAAAATTAAAACTATCTGTGTCAATCAAGTGCTTCGTTGATTATCTCTATTCAATTCTTAGATGCAAGTTATTCAATGTAAAGGACATCTCATTTGAGGATTGGGTAGTCAACCGTTTTGGCCGCTCTCTTTATGAGATCTATTTTGGTCCCTACTCCCAAAAGCTTTGGGGAGTCATGCCAAATCAAATTTCATCAGATTGGGCAGCTCAAAGAATATCTCTTATAAATCTTTGGGATGTTTTTCTGCGACTGCTTGGGAAAAAAAGCAACACTCCAAAAACCTACGCAACGAGGTTTTTTTACCCTGAAAAAGGGATAGGGAGAATTCCTGAAAAAATGGCAGAAGTAGTAGAAGAAAAACAAGGAACTATTTATCTTGGATATAGCGTTGAAAAAATCATTTGTAAAAATAATCAAATAGACGAAATCATTGCAAAGAAAGATGGAGAAACTTTATCCTTGAAAGGGGACTATTTTATTTCAACTATCCCACTGCCTGAATTCATCCAAAAGATTGAACCATCAGCTCCTGAAGAAATTTTGAAGATTTCAAAAGAAATGAAGTTTAGATCTCTTGTTTTCCTAAACATTCTTCTCGATAAGGAAATGGTTTCGGACAATACTTGGATGTATATTCCTGAATTGTGCTACCTTTTTATGAGAATACAGGAACCAAAAAATTGGAGTCCACATAGCGCACCTCCCGGCAAAACATCACTCATTTTAGAAATTGCCTGCAATGCAGGTGATGAAATTTGGCGTGCGGACAAAAAAACTCTATATGACAGATGCGTGGATGACCTCGACAAGATAGGATTTAGCGACATCAAAGAAAAGACCATAGACTACTTTTTAACATATGCTGAACATGCTTATCCTATATATAGATTAAATTACAAGGAGCAGTTGAAGAAAACTATTCCTTTTATCAACTCCTTTGAAAATCTTGTTTGCTGTGGAAGACAAGGACTTTTTAGGTACAATAATATGGACCATTCAATTGAAATGGGACTTCTTGCCGCTGAGCATGTTCTTTTTGGATTGCCAAAAAATGAAATTTTAAAAATTGCAAGTGAAGAAGAAATTTTTGAACATGACGCAAAACAAGCAAAGATAGAAGGAATTGAATGAAAGTAATTCTAACTCGCCCTTTCTATCATACACATCTCATTACACCACCTTTAGGAATAGGATATCTATCTTCTTTTATCAAAGCGGCTGGCTTTGAAGATGTAACCATTATTGATGGATTAAATAGAGACCTATCAAATGATGAAATAGTTGAAGAATGTGTAAAAGCTGAATGCAATATTGTTGGAATCAGCATAATCAGCGACTACAGGAAAGAAGCCTTTGACTTATCAAAGAAGCTTAAAAAGAAAGGATTGACCGTTGTATTAGGCGGCCCCCATGTATCAGCGCTTCCAAAAATGTCTCTCGAAGATAGTAATGCGGATTATGCAATTTGCGGTGAAGGAGAGGTAACTTTTGTTGAACTTATTAGACAAATCGCATCAGGAGAAAAATATGTTGGAAATATTCCCGGCTTGCTTTCAAAGGGAAATGCTGAAATAACTCCTCGCGATTTCATAGAAGACCTTGATTCAATCCCCTTTCCCGATTGGGCACAAATAAATCCTGCAAAATACAAAAAAGCCCCTCATGGCGGACTTATAAAAAACTTCCCTGTGGCACCTGTTGTTTCATCAAGGGGCTGTCCCTTTGTGTGCACATTCTGCGCAAGCCCTAATTTATGGAAGAAAAAAATAAGATTTCGTTCTGCAAAAAATGTAGTTGATGAAATTGAATATCTTGTAAGAGAATTTAAGATTAAAGAAATACACTTTGAAGATGACAATTTAACCTTAAAAAGAAGCCATATAGAAGATATCTGCAACGAGATTTTAAGCAGAAATATAAGAATTAGTTGGGCAACTCCAAATGGCATTCGTGTTGAAACTGTAACGCCTGAGCTTTTGAAATTGATGAAAGAAAGTGGTTGTTATTATCTCGCTTTTGGAATTGAGTCAGGAAATCAACAAATTTTGGATAATATCAAGAAAAAAACAAAATTAGAAACAATAGAGTATGCAGTGCGCGAAGCATCAAAGGCAGGAATATTGACACAAGGCTTTTTCATATTTGGACTTCCGGGTGAAACAGAGGAAACAATTCAAGAAACGATAAATTTTGCAAAAAAAATTCCTCTTGACAGGGCACAGTTTCTACTACTTGATGTCCTACCCGGTTCAGAACTTTTTGAAACAATCGGCAACAGCAGTTTATTGAATCAAAATTACAGAAGTTATCAGGAGGTTTCATGGCTGCCAGCAGGATTGGATAGAAAAACTCTCCAAAACGCACCAGCACGAGCATTTCGAAGTTTTTTTATGAGACCAAAGCAGCTTTTTTCTCTATTGAGATTTTTTAATCCCTCTCAACTTACATTTATAATTAGAAGAATTAGGGATTTTAAGATATTTAAAAAATAATATATATCAATTTTTCCATTTCAATGAATCTGAATTAGATGCTGATATATAAATAAATTTCATATACTATGAAGATAACTATCATCGGAGGAGGTTTTTCAGGGCTAAGTTTTGCATTTTATTCCCCCAATGAAAATTGTAAACTGACGATTATAGAAAAGGAAAAC includes:
- a CDS encoding FAD-dependent oxidoreductase, whose protein sequence is MSERKKVIILGGGPAGLSAAWKIAQANHTVIVVEKENQVGGLCMTVQYGDYHFDLGGHRFITQNVELANEIYSLMTDEIITRNRKSVIRLQGEYFSYPLEAKDLLKKLKLSVSIKCFVDYLYSILRCKLFNVKDISFEDWVVNRFGRSLYEIYFGPYSQKLWGVMPNQISSDWAAQRISLINLWDVFLRLLGKKSNTPKTYATRFFYPEKGIGRIPEKMAEVVEEKQGTIYLGYSVEKIICKNNQIDEIIAKKDGETLSLKGDYFISTIPLPEFIQKIEPSAPEEILKISKEMKFRSLVFLNILLDKEMVSDNTWMYIPELCYLFMRIQEPKNWSPHSAPPGKTSLILEIACNAGDEIWRADKKTLYDRCVDDLDKIGFSDIKEKTIDYFLTYAEHAYPIYRLNYKEQLKKTIPFINSFENLVCCGRQGLFRYNNMDHSIEMGLLAAEHVLFGLPKNEILKIASEEEIFEHDAKQAKIEGIE
- a CDS encoding radical SAM protein, whose translation is MKVILTRPFYHTHLITPPLGIGYLSSFIKAAGFEDVTIIDGLNRDLSNDEIVEECVKAECNIVGISIISDYRKEAFDLSKKLKKKGLTVVLGGPHVSALPKMSLEDSNADYAICGEGEVTFVELIRQIASGEKYVGNIPGLLSKGNAEITPRDFIEDLDSIPFPDWAQINPAKYKKAPHGGLIKNFPVAPVVSSRGCPFVCTFCASPNLWKKKIRFRSAKNVVDEIEYLVREFKIKEIHFEDDNLTLKRSHIEDICNEILSRNIRISWATPNGIRVETVTPELLKLMKESGCYYLAFGIESGNQQILDNIKKKTKLETIEYAVREASKAGILTQGFFIFGLPGETEETIQETINFAKKIPLDRAQFLLLDVLPGSELFETIGNSSLLNQNYRSYQEVSWLPAGLDRKTLQNAPARAFRSFFMRPKQLFSLLRFFNPSQLTFIIRRIRDFKIFKK